In one Gadus morhua chromosome 7, gadMor3.0, whole genome shotgun sequence genomic region, the following are encoded:
- the atg101 gene encoding autophagy-related protein 101 has product MNCRSEVLELTVESRQVEEAMLALLHTILLHRSTGKFHYKKEGTYSIGTVGTQDIDCDFIDFTFVRVSSDELDRVISKAVTEFKDALGNTGSDGMGRISLEFYQKKKSRWPFSDECIPWEVWSIKVNVVHLANEQERQICREKVGEKLGEKVINVVEVINRHEYLPKMPTQSEVDNVFDTSLKDVQPYLYKITFQITDTLGTSVSTTMRRLIKDTLAL; this is encoded by the exons ATGAATTGCCGTTCGGAAGTGCTTGAGTTGACGGTGGAGTCAAGACAGGTGGAAGAAGCAATGCTTGCTCTGCTTCACACTATCCTTTTGCACCGCAGCACTGGAAAATTTCACTACAAAAAGGAAGGAACTTACTCCATCGGCACCGTTGGTACCCAAGACATTGACTGCGATTTCATTGATTTCACCTTTGTCAGAGTGTCATCGGATGAACTTGACAGGGTGATCAGTAAGGCTGTGACCGAATTTAAG GATGCCTTGGGAAACACGGGCAGCGATGGCATGGGACGCATATCACTGGAGTTCTACCAGAAGAAAAAGTCCCGCTGGCCATTTTCTGACGAGTGCATTCCCTGGGAGGTGTGGAGCATAAAGGTGAACGTTGTCCACCTGGCCAATGAGCAAGAGAGGCAGATCTGTCGGGAGAAAGTGGGGGAGAAGCTTGGTGAGAAGGTGATCAACGTCGTTGAGGTCATCAACCGCCACGAATACCTGCCAAAAATGCCAACCCAATCCGAAGTGGACAACGTGTTTGACACCAGCCTCAAGGACGTCCAGCCCTACCTTTACAAAATCACCTTTCAGATCACTGACACGCTGGGCACGTCTGTAAGCACAACCATGAGGCGGCTTATCAAAGACACACTGGCGCTGTGA
- the zbtb21 gene encoding zinc finger and BTB domain-containing protein 21, with product METLVHYNNPFHGPSVLGVLNEQRLSGQMCDTVLVVGDQRYQAHRSVLAASSEYFQSLFTRTEADAPKVVHLDFCEADAFEIVLNYMYSSSLFVDKGSLAAIQELGYSLGIPFLTNIASTRPHVSYCVSRKRLSFSEEDETDSQTRSVIVCRTRSDRKATQRPPSPRSSQQEAPQPPTHNPQPVNSKAIGTSDDAERKPVFPYSSILKGNPSLSTMIRPQLTSSVSFSDVEVQHIRSQPGCEMGIKDEDPVYHGRSAYQGQPGEHSQTIDRSGPLIKSLLRRSLSMDSPVPVFSPTLELHGREQSVVKLVSKATGTDTSVLNGSSKTSSSPLVLRTKYPSVYDKHATQVDEGVCVKAEPGSPLGDPLEIIRITIGDTLPVNLKHFQPNIEQGPRTGFDNFGKRKGRADNRRYPFKKTRGLNEHYPSENIAVADDIMAEGMAPSNPSLDRNDNDVVNDNVSEPRQGKLFKCWNCLKVFRSKAGLHRHVNMYHNPEKPYACEICHKRFHTNFKVWTHCQTQHGVVQNPASSSSSSMLDEKFQKRLIDMVREREIKKALLWKLKRNKQSLQSPKLTKNRPRTKFTCPYCGKVFLFQSQYKQHLRTHPDENDEGNASSNRDLYQEQDAPVPEKADHLPANVYACRLCNVKLSSLSEQGDHERGCRHATVCPYCGLRFSSTAVKKEHEAHCKYKKLTCLECMRTFKSSFSIWRHQVEVHNQNMMTVKDQLNLKPQDAEGDEDEEGPDVLGHGQYGHDHMPTGSSGEDVDYGRHSSGPPVYDSEDSSSYVPEDLSMGPHGKLVVKEEPMEEAVCEREIMDADDDNNGATEEAGVWPCEKCGNLFSSHKDLERHQELLCHIKPFICHLCNKAFRTNFRLWSHFQSHMSTGDDAGAKEVDRRPSSPSPSPPLTPQTTSEHPGPAALAAKPAQTVPVAAAIAEAPSSPEPGSSSECKGKNPEMERQQGSPSPLSRSNSVEQSSGTQDPDTLFYHAPTLSALTFKRQYMCKLCHRTFKTAFSLWSHEQSHGHL from the coding sequence ATGGAGACCCTAGTGCATTACAACAACCCCTTCCACGGGCCTTCTGTGTTGGGGGTGCTCAACGAGCAGCGCCTGAGCGGCCAGATGTGTGAcacggtgctggtggtgggggaccAGAGGTACCAGGCCCACCGGAGTGTCCTGGCAGCCAGCAGTGAGTATTTCCAGTCTCTGTTCACACGGACGGAAGCGGATGCGCCGAAGGTGGTCCACCTGGATTTCTGTGAAGCGGATGCCTTTGAGATAGTGCTGAACTACATGTATTCCTCCTCGCTCTTTGTGGACAAGGGAAGCCTGGCAGCCATACAGGAGCTGGGCTACAGCTTAGGAATCCCCTTCCTGACCAACATCGCGTCCACAAGGCCTCACGTGTCCTATTGTGTCTCCAGAAAGAGGCTTTCCTTCTCAGAGGAGGATGAGACCGACAGTCAGACAAGGAGCGTCATTGTGTGTCGGACTCGCAGTGACCGGAAAGCCACACAGAGGCCGCCATCGCCCAGATCCTCTCAGCAAGAAGCGCCTCAGCCTCCCACGCATAATCCTCAACCTGTCAATTCAAAGGCAATAGGAACAAGTGACGATGCCGAGCGCAAGCCCGTCTTTCCATACAGTTCCATACTGAAAGGCAACCCATCGCTGTCCACCATGATCAGGCCGCAGCTCACATCCTCTGTGTCTTTCAGCGACGTGGAAGTCCAGCATATTAGGTCCCAGCCCGGCTGCGAGATGGGCATTAAAGACGAGGATCCCGTTTACCACGGCCGAAGTGCTTATCAAGGTCAGCCGGGTGAACACAGCCAGACCATCGACCGAAGCGGGCCACTCATCAAAAGCCTCCTGCGTCGATCGTTGTCCATGGACAGCCCCGTTCCAGTGTTCTCACCGACGCTTGAGCTGCATGGCCGCGAACAGTCCGTCGTCAAATTGGTGTCGAAGGCGACGGGGACGGATACGTCCGTCCTCAACGGCAGTTCCAAAACATCTTCGTCCCCGCTCGTTCTCAGGACAAAGTACCCCAGCGTGTATGACAAACACGCCACTCAGGTAGACGAAGGGGTCTGCGTGAAGGCCGAGCCCGGCAGCCCTCTGGGGGACCCCCTGGAGATTATTCGGATCACCATCGGAGACACGTTGCCGGTAAACCTAAAACATTTCCAACCAAATATTGAACAGGGGCCGAGGACGGGCTTTGATAACTTCGgtaagagaaaggggagggcaGACAATAGGAGATATCCCTTCAAAAAGACCAGAGGGTTGAATGAACATTATCCCTCTGAAAACATCGCCGTGGCCGATGACATCATGGCAGAGGGGATGGCACCGTCGAATCCCAGCCTAGACCGTAATGACAATGATGTAGTCAATGATAATGTTAGTGAGCCACGTCAGGGTAAGCTTTTCAAATGCTGGAACTGTTTGAAAGTGTTCAGATCCAAAGCCGGGCTGCATCGCCACGTCAACATGTATCACAACCCCGAGAAGCCGTATGCATGCGAAATCTGCCATAAGCGCTTCCACACAAACTTTAAGGTGTGGACGCACTGCCAAACCCAGCACGGAGTGGTGCAGAACCCagcctcgtcctccagctcctccatgcTCGACGAGAAGTTCCAGAAGAGACTGATTGACATGGTgcgagagagggaaataaagaAAGCGCTGCTTTGGAAGCTCAAGAGGAATAAACAAAGCCTACAGTCTCCTAAACTGACCAAAAACCGGCCAAGGACCAAATTCACCTGTCCCTATTGTGGGAAAGTGTTTCTGTTCCAGTCACAGTACAAACAGCATCTGAGGACCCACCCCGACGAAAATGATGAGGGGAACGCATCGAGCAACCGGGACCTTTATCAGGAACAGGACGCCCCCGTCCCAGAGAAGGCGGACCACCTGCCCGCCAACGTGTACGCCTGTAGACTCTGCAACGTCAAGCTGTCGTCCCTTTCGGAGCAGGGCGACCACGAGCGAGGCTGCCGCCACGCCACCGTGTGCCCGTACTGCGGCCTGCGCTTCTCCAGCACGGCTGTCAAGAAGGAGCACGAGGCTCACTGCAAGTACAAGAAGCTGACCTGTCTGGAGTGCATGCGCACCTTCAAGTCGTCCTTCAGCATATGGCGCCACCAGGTGGAGGTCCACAATCAGAACATGATGACGGTGAAGGATCAGCTGAACCTCAAGCCGCAGGACGCCGAGGGGGACGAGGACGAAGAGGGGCCCGACGTGCTGGGACACGGCCAGTACGGCCACGACCACATGCCGACGGGCAGTTCGGGAGAGGACGTGGACTACGGCCGCCACTCGTCGGGCCCGCCCGTCTACGACTCGGAGGACTCTTCGTCCTACGTGCCCGAGGACCTGAGCATGGGACCCCACGGCAAGCTGGTCGTCAAGGAGGAGCCCATGGAGGAGGCGGTGTGCGAACGGGAAATCATGGACGCCGATGACGACAACAACGGCGCCACGGAGGAAGCGGGCGTCTGGCCGTGCGAGAAATGCGGCAACCTTTTCAGCTCTCACAAAGACCTGGAGCGCCACCAGGAGCTGCTGTGTCACATCAAGCCCTTCATCTGTCACCTCTGCAACAAAGCCTTCAGGACAAACTTTCGCCTTTGGAGCCACTTCCAGTCCCACATGTCCACCGGAGATGACGCCGGGGCCAAAGAGGTCGACAGACGCCCGTCATCGCCCTCCCCGTCCCCGCCCCTGACGCCTCAAACAACCTCTGAGCATCCTGGCCCAGCGGCCCTTGCGGCCAAGCCAGCCCAGACCGTGCCTGTAGCCGCAGCGATCGCGGAAGCGCCCAGCAGCCCGGAGCCGGGCAGCTCGTCAGAATGCAAGGGCAAGAATCCGGAAATGGAAAGACAACAAGGCAGTCCCAGCCCTCTGTCGAGATCCAACAGCGTGGAGCAGTCGTCTGGCACTCAGGATCCTGACACTCTGTTCTACCATGCGCCCACTCTCTCCGCCCTGACATTTAAAAGGCAGTATATGTGTAAACTCTGTCACAGGACATTCAAGACAGCGTTCAGTCTCTGGAGCCACGAGCAGAGTCACGGCCATCTGTAG